Proteins co-encoded in one Nicotiana sylvestris chromosome 7, ASM39365v2, whole genome shotgun sequence genomic window:
- the LOC104242375 gene encoding heavy metal-associated isoprenylated plant protein 28, whose protein sequence is MTTMTEMRVHMDCAGCESKIRKSLEKVKGVDNVEIDMAMQKVTVTGWADQKKILKTVRRTGKRAEIWQFPHNPEMRNYPNYVTDHYYQQQGCGGPSTYYAGEPPASAYNYRKHGYDNYGRAYSLYRGNSNTFGSRAGDTFSDENPNGCHIM, encoded by the exons ATGACGACG ATGACAGAGATGAGAGTACATATGGATTGTGCTGGATGTGAGAGCAAGATCAGAAAATCTCTCGAGAAAGTTAAAG GTGTTGATAATGTAGAAATAGATATGGCCATGCAAAAGGTGACAGTAACAGGATGGGCAGACCAAAAGAAAATACTCAAGACAGTGAGGAGAACTGGTAAAAGAGCTGAAATATGGCAATTTCCTCATAATCCTGAGATGAGAAATTATCCTAATTATGTCACTGATCATTATTATCAGCAGCAAGGCTGCGGTGGTCCGTCCACGTATTACGCCGGAGAGCCACCGGCTTCCGCCTATAACTACCGCAAACACGGCTATGACAATTATGGTCGAGCTTACAGCCTTTATAGGGGCAATTCAAACACTTTTGGTAGCCGAGCTGGTGATACATTTAGCGACGAGAATCCTAATGGTTGTCACATTATGTGA